The Winogradskyella schleiferi genome has a window encoding:
- a CDS encoding Ig-like domain-containing protein has protein sequence MKNKRLIKIRRALVLGLVLTLTLGCERDLTDDAVPATFPRVGEIFTDNFVSMGSDFYLPFAGSKLDAFSVDNDEGYESSASYRIDVPNANDPTGNYAGAILRVDGAGRDLSGFDALTFWAKASQGVSLDAVGFGQDFIDNQYLVTANNFSIGTNWAKYTIPIPDASKLNEERGVFWYSTGTQATNGLGYIVWFDDIKFEKLGTVAQPRPAISNGNDLVVDTFTSVSIPLTGLTQTFNLASGIDRTVAAAPSYFDFTSSDPSVASVDESGVVTVNSAGTSIITATLGGMDAEGSLTINSLGDFDLAPTPTRDPSNVTSIYSDYYDSVPVDFFNGFWEPFQTTLSADFNVNGDNILNYTNFNFVGNQFANPTVDATEKNNLHIDMYIPGSVPANFDFLISVVNFGPDQVDGGGDDTRQQIFVNSSQVVANTWMSFDFPLTLANRDNIGLIIYENINGSSLSNFYLDNIYFFGIPVSPTDAPEAPTEDEVANNVISVFSDSYTDVANDGLNNFDSGSVLAVQNIASNDVLKYSNLNFTGLEFLGPNIIDASATTTLHLDLWSPDANEFKIKLVDFGADGAFGGGDDTEHEINLGATATNQWVAYDIELSDFIGLASTQNLAQIIFVNAPTGTLFIDNLYFYN, from the coding sequence ATGAAAAATAAAAGATTAATTAAAATTAGAAGAGCTTTAGTTTTAGGGTTGGTTTTAACCCTAACGCTAGGATGTGAAAGAGACCTTACAGATGATGCTGTCCCAGCAACATTTCCAAGGGTAGGAGAAATATTTACTGATAATTTCGTAAGTATGGGGAGCGATTTTTACCTTCCTTTTGCAGGTTCAAAACTTGATGCGTTCTCAGTAGACAATGATGAAGGCTATGAGAGTTCAGCATCGTATCGAATTGATGTGCCAAATGCAAATGATCCCACAGGTAATTATGCTGGTGCTATATTAAGGGTAGATGGAGCAGGAAGAGACTTATCTGGCTTTGATGCACTTACTTTTTGGGCTAAAGCATCTCAAGGCGTTAGTTTAGATGCGGTTGGTTTTGGTCAAGACTTTATAGATAATCAATATCTAGTTACTGCCAATAATTTTAGCATTGGAACCAATTGGGCAAAATATACAATTCCAATTCCAGATGCTTCTAAACTAAACGAGGAGCGCGGAGTTTTTTGGTATTCTACTGGTACACAAGCTACTAATGGTTTGGGCTATATCGTATGGTTTGACGATATCAAATTCGAAAAGTTAGGTACGGTAGCACAGCCAAGACCTGCAATTTCAAATGGCAATGATTTGGTGGTGGATACTTTCACCAGTGTAAGTATACCTTTAACAGGTTTGACTCAAACCTTTAATTTAGCATCTGGCATAGACCGCACTGTAGCAGCTGCGCCAAGCTATTTTGATTTTACGTCTTCTGATCCAAGTGTAGCGTCAGTTGATGAGTCTGGTGTAGTAACTGTCAATTCTGCTGGAACATCAATTATCACGGCTACTTTAGGAGGTATGGATGCAGAAGGCTCTTTGACTATAAATTCGTTGGGTGATTTTGATTTGGCTCCAACTCCTACGAGAGACCCGAGTAATGTAACTTCAATTTACAGTGACTACTATGATAGTGTTCCTGTTGATTTTTTCAATGGATTTTGGGAACCTTTTCAAACCACATTATCGGCGGATTTTAACGTAAATGGAGATAACATTTTAAACTATACAAACTTTAATTTTGTAGGAAATCAGTTTGCTAATCCTACGGTCGATGCAACAGAAAAAAACAATCTACACATAGATATGTACATTCCAGGTAGTGTACCTGCAAATTTTGACTTTTTAATTTCAGTCGTAAATTTTGGTCCTGATCAAGTTGATGGCGGTGGCGATGATACGAGACAACAAATTTTCGTCAATTCCTCTCAAGTTGTAGCAAATACATGGATGTCATTTGATTTTCCTTTAACCTTGGCTAATAGAGATAACATCGGATTAATTATATATGAAAACATTAACGGTTCGTCATTGAGTAATTTCTACTTAGATAATATATATTTCTTCGGAATTCCTGTTTCTCCTACAGATGCTCCAGAAGCGCCAACTGAAGATGAAGTAGCCAACAATGTAATTTCAGTTTTTAGTGACTCCTATACTGATGTGGCTAACGATGGACTTAATAATTTTGATAGTGGTTCTGTCCTAGCTGTACAAAACATAGCATCTAACGATGTTTTAAAATATAGCAATCTTAATTTTACAGGCTTAGAATTTCTTGGGCCAAATATTATTGATGCCTCGGCCACAACAACATTACATCTAGACCTATGGTCTCCTGATGCAAATGAATTTAAAATTAAGTTAGTCGATTTTGGAGCGGATGGTGCTTTTGGCGGAGGTGATGATACCGAACACGAAATTAATTTGGGTGCTACTGCAACAAATCAATGGGTTGCTTATGATATTGAATTATCTGATTTCATAGGACTTGCCAGTACTCAAAATCTAGCACAAATTATCTTCGTTAATGCACCTACGGGAACACTGTTTATAGATAACCTATACTTTTATAATTAA
- a CDS encoding glycoside hydrolase family 16 protein codes for MESRTKKENLSISMKSKLSLSICFLLAMSLLVLYGCSTDEKQTVTNFTNLTMADEFNSPGAPDPTIWGYNIGNGNNGWGNNELQYYTDRSENIVVEDGLLKFTVRQESYEGSNYTSARLLTKGKFEQQYGRFEARIKLPWGQGLWPAFWMLGDDNNGTEVWPQIGEIDIMENRGQEPTIIGGAVHGPGYSGGTAIAKPYELMNDRFDTGFHIFGIEWGENYINYYVDDVLYNQITPDDVPGEWVFNDSFYIIMNVAVGGSYVGSPNSSTVFPQEMLVDYVRVYSAD; via the coding sequence ATGGAATCAAGAACAAAAAAAGAGAACTTATCTATATCAATGAAGTCTAAATTATCATTATCAATATGTTTCCTTTTAGCAATGTCTCTTTTAGTGCTGTATGGTTGCTCAACAGATGAAAAACAGACGGTAACAAATTTTACTAATTTAACTATGGCAGACGAATTTAATTCGCCTGGTGCACCAGATCCTACAATTTGGGGTTACAATATAGGAAATGGTAATAACGGTTGGGGAAATAATGAATTACAATATTATACAGATCGTTCGGAGAATATTGTAGTAGAAGACGGTTTACTTAAATTTACAGTACGTCAAGAATCTTATGAAGGTTCTAATTATACTTCCGCAAGACTACTTACCAAAGGTAAATTTGAACAACAATATGGGCGTTTTGAGGCCAGAATTAAATTGCCTTGGGGTCAAGGATTATGGCCAGCATTTTGGATGTTAGGAGATGATAATAATGGTACCGAAGTTTGGCCTCAAATTGGTGAAATTGATATTATGGAAAATCGTGGTCAAGAACCTACTATCATTGGTGGAGCGGTGCATGGACCTGGATACTCTGGAGGTACAGCTATAGCAAAACCATATGAATTAATGAATGATCGTTTCGATACTGGGTTTCATATTTTTGGTATAGAATGGGGTGAGAACTATATAAACTATTATGTTGATGACGTATTGTATAATCAAATTACGCCAGACGATGTACCAGGCGAATGGGTTTTTAATGATTCTTTTTATATCATTATGAATGTTGCAGTAGGAGGGTCTTATGTAGGATCACCCAATTCCTCTACAGTGTTCCCTCAAGAAATGTTGGTAGATTATGTAAGAGTTTATTCAGCGGATTAA